In a single window of the Arachis hypogaea cultivar Tifrunner chromosome 6, arahy.Tifrunner.gnm2.J5K5, whole genome shotgun sequence genome:
- the LOC112805454 gene encoding probable magnesium transporter NIPA6 produces MVIHVMSVKAIENAIKLTLEGANQLVYYQTWIFLIVVVSCIITQLNYLNMVLDTFNTVVVSPIYNVLFISFTILASAIMFKYYSGQSISSIASELCGFITVLSGTEVLHSTKESDPPVSTDLFSPLSPKVTWYIQGNGESWKQKEENGSPPFNLITVVRQDHFT; encoded by the exons ATGGTTATACAT gTCATGAGTGTTAAAGCAATTGAAAATGCTATAAAACTTACATTAGAAGGTGCAAATCAACTTGTTTACTATCAGACTTGGATCTTTTTGATAGTCGTTGTTTCCTGCATCATTACTCAATTAAATTATCTTAACATG GTGTTGGATACATTTAACACTGTGGTTGTATCTCCAATCTATAATGTCTTGTTCATATCTTTTACAATATTAGCTAGTGCAATCATGTTTAAG TACTATTCTGGTCAAAGTATAAGCAGCATTGCATCAGAGCTATGTGGTTTTATCACGGTGTTATCTGGCACAGAAGTATTGCATAGTACAAAAGAGTCAGATCCTCCAGTCTCTACAG ATTTGTTTAGTCCGTTGTCTCCGAAAGTAACATGGTATATCCAAGGCAATGGTGAGTCTTGGAAACAGAAGGAAGAAAACGGGTCACCACCTTTTAACTTAATTACGGTTGTACGACAAGATCATTTCACGTGA